From Trueperella pecoris, a single genomic window includes:
- the rimM gene encoding ribosome maturation factor RimM (Essential for efficient processing of 16S rRNA), whose amino-acid sequence MQLTVAIVGAAHGLKGEVKLDVRTDDPERRLAVGSSLETDPAEMGPVTIASRREYKGNAYVRFAEYDDRTGAESLRGVKLIIESDEDELEDDAWFPHELKGLEALDPDGYELGVVVGVEPMPAQDLLIVREPDGVITRVPFVKEIVTEVDLEDNCVVIDAPPGLFSPDELVISEETHQAESGE is encoded by the coding sequence ATGCAGTTAACTGTGGCGATTGTCGGGGCAGCACACGGCCTGAAGGGCGAAGTGAAGCTCGACGTGCGTACCGACGATCCGGAACGCCGCCTGGCGGTCGGCTCCTCCTTGGAGACGGACCCGGCGGAGATGGGCCCGGTCACCATCGCCTCGCGGCGTGAATACAAAGGCAATGCCTACGTGCGATTCGCGGAATATGACGACCGGACGGGAGCGGAGTCCCTTCGCGGCGTCAAACTCATCATCGAGTCCGACGAGGACGAGCTGGAAGACGACGCCTGGTTCCCCCACGAGCTCAAGGGCCTCGAAGCGCTGGACCCCGACGGCTACGAGCTCGGCGTCGTCGTCGGCGTTGAGCCCATGCCGGCCCAGGACCTGTTGATCGTCCGCGAGCCCGACGGCGTCATCACGCGCGTGCCCTTCGTCAAGGAGATCGTCACCGAGGTCGACCTGGAGGACAACTGTGTGGTCATCGACGCGCCTCCCGGCCTCTTCTCGCCCGACGAACTCGTTATCTCCGAAGAGACGCATCAGGCGGAGTCGGGAGAGTAA
- a CDS encoding RNA-binding protein yields MLADALEHLVRGIVDNPDDVEVTSRNNRRGELLEVRVNPEDLGRVIGRNGRTAKALRSVISALATQGSVRVDVIETDR; encoded by the coding sequence ATGCTTGCTGACGCCTTGGAACACCTCGTTCGCGGAATCGTGGACAATCCGGATGACGTGGAGGTTACCTCGCGCAACAATCGTCGCGGTGAGCTCCTCGAAGTCCGAGTCAATCCCGAGGACCTCGGGCGCGTGATCGGCCGCAACGGCCGAACGGCCAAGGCACTGCGCTCGGTTATCAGCGCACTTGCTACGCAGGGCTCGGTACGCGTTGACGTGATCGAAACTGATCGATAG
- the rpsP gene encoding 30S ribosomal protein S16, protein MAVKIRLKRMGKIREAHYRVVVVDSKKRRDGRVIEEIGYYNPNTEPSVIDINSERARYWISVGAQPTEPVLAQLKITGDWQAAKGLEGGSTLKTAAVVDVAAQREEATKAVQAEAEKRRADKAKAREEAEAAAKAEAEAEADEAPAEAEEA, encoded by the coding sequence GTGGCAGTCAAGATTCGTTTGAAGCGCATGGGCAAGATCCGTGAGGCCCACTACCGCGTCGTCGTCGTCGATTCTAAGAAGAGGCGCGATGGTCGCGTCATCGAGGAGATCGGCTACTACAACCCGAACACCGAGCCTTCGGTGATCGACATCAACTCCGAGCGTGCTCGGTACTGGATCTCGGTTGGCGCCCAGCCGACTGAGCCGGTTCTTGCTCAGCTCAAGATCACGGGTGACTGGCAGGCAGCCAAGGGTCTCGAGGGTGGCTCCACCCTGAAGACGGCCGCGGTTGTTGACGTCGCAGCTCAGCGTGAGGAGGCCACCAAGGCTGTTCAGGCTGAGGCTGAGAAGCGCCGTGCCGACAAGGCCAAGGCCCGCGAAGAGGCCGAGGCAGCCGCCAAGGCTGAGGCCGAGGCCGAAGCTGACGAGGCTCCTGCCGAGGCTGAGGAAGCCTAA
- a CDS encoding cation diffusion facilitator family transporter: MTQNISQTQNLTKFAWLSIAVAVLTIGLKAGAYLVTGSVSLLSDAMESVANLVAAVIALISLMLAAKPASSRYTFGRSKAEYFSAAVEGAMIFGAAALIIFAAVTRLASPRPVEQLGIGLAISALAALINGAAGMYLIGVGRKKRSITLEADGKHLLTDLVTSAGVIFGLLLVMLTGWQILDPIIAIVVALNILWTGLSLLRSSLAGLMDVTLPDAENDAIIDVLHEYAQPGVIAFHGLQTRQAGRIRHINVDALVPGSWTVKQGHDLAMKVESSIQSKLDDTFIVIHVEPIEDQASYDDIPEGFIPLGDEEWF, encoded by the coding sequence ATGACGCAAAACATCTCGCAAACGCAGAACCTGACCAAGTTCGCGTGGCTCTCCATCGCGGTGGCCGTGCTGACGATTGGCTTGAAGGCCGGCGCCTACCTGGTCACCGGATCGGTCTCCCTTCTGTCGGATGCGATGGAGTCGGTGGCCAATCTCGTTGCGGCGGTTATCGCGCTGATCTCGCTCATGCTCGCCGCCAAGCCGGCGTCGTCCCGCTACACGTTTGGCCGCTCGAAGGCGGAGTATTTCTCGGCGGCCGTCGAGGGAGCCATGATCTTTGGTGCCGCCGCGCTCATCATCTTCGCCGCGGTCACACGCCTGGCCAGCCCCCGGCCCGTGGAACAGCTGGGCATCGGCCTGGCAATTTCGGCCCTGGCGGCGCTCATCAACGGCGCGGCGGGCATGTATCTGATTGGCGTGGGTCGCAAGAAGCGCTCGATCACGCTCGAGGCTGACGGCAAGCACCTGCTCACCGACCTGGTGACGTCGGCCGGCGTCATCTTCGGACTGTTGCTAGTGATGCTCACGGGCTGGCAGATCCTGGATCCGATCATCGCTATCGTCGTCGCGCTCAACATCTTATGGACGGGGTTGAGCCTGCTTCGTTCCTCCCTCGCCGGCCTCATGGACGTCACGCTTCCCGACGCCGAAAACGACGCCATTATCGACGTGCTCCACGAGTATGCGCAGCCCGGTGTGATCGCATTCCACGGCCTGCAGACTCGCCAGGCTGGCCGAATCCGCCACATTAACGTCGACGCGCTCGTGCCCGGCTCATGGACCGTTAAGCAGGGCCACGACCTCGCGATGAAGGTCGAGTCGTCGATTCAATCCAAGCTCGATGACACGTTCATCGTCATCCACGTTGAGCCAATTGAGGACCAAGCCTCTTACGATGACATTCCCGAGGGCTTCATCCCGCTCGGCGACGAGGAGTGGTTCTAG
- a CDS encoding amidohydrolase family protein, with protein sequence MSIHLVGTLRGTDAREAWIVDGRLVLARPQAHAGGAAGLEPRAVTETISGFAYPGLLDVHTHPGMRRTPEPLATGEIRRRLDVLARHGVTVVRDAGGQHDPKVAWEPGLARVMHSGQHIGRFKRYERHLAVDVEPGQLPAEAVRQYERADGWIKIVGDWIDREVGDTTPLWPRQALIDAVAAVHDAGGKVTVHTFATETVDDLLTAGVDGIEHGTGMTRDHLLEASARGILVTPTVHQIRRFPEFAAKGVKFPAYVERMLGMDRVRTEHLALMVETGTHFLMGSDTAENVAEVNLVDELIDAVEDGMPADVVMAAASYGGRAKIGFDVWADGEPADLVVYRQDPEKNIETLRDPVAIFAGGVRVL encoded by the coding sequence ATGTCCATTCACCTGGTTGGCACCCTGCGGGGGACGGACGCGCGCGAGGCTTGGATCGTCGATGGGCGGCTCGTCCTTGCCCGCCCGCAAGCCCACGCGGGCGGTGCCGCCGGCTTGGAGCCGCGCGCGGTGACCGAGACGATATCGGGCTTTGCCTATCCGGGCCTGCTCGATGTTCACACCCACCCCGGCATGCGCCGAACGCCTGAGCCACTGGCAACCGGTGAGATTCGCCGCCGCCTCGATGTCCTAGCACGCCACGGGGTGACGGTGGTGCGCGACGCTGGCGGCCAGCACGACCCGAAGGTCGCCTGGGAGCCGGGCCTGGCACGCGTCATGCACAGTGGCCAGCACATTGGACGTTTCAAGCGCTACGAGCGTCACCTCGCCGTTGACGTCGAACCCGGGCAGTTGCCCGCCGAGGCCGTGCGCCAATACGAGCGCGCAGACGGCTGGATCAAGATCGTCGGCGATTGGATCGATCGCGAGGTGGGGGACACCACGCCGTTGTGGCCGCGCCAGGCGCTTATCGACGCCGTCGCCGCGGTTCACGACGCCGGAGGCAAGGTCACCGTCCACACCTTCGCCACCGAGACGGTCGATGACCTGCTCACGGCCGGGGTTGACGGGATCGAACACGGAACGGGCATGACGCGCGATCACCTCCTCGAGGCGTCCGCGCGCGGAATCCTCGTGACTCCGACGGTCCATCAGATTCGGCGCTTCCCAGAATTCGCGGCGAAAGGCGTCAAATTCCCCGCCTACGTGGAACGCATGTTGGGAATGGATCGCGTGCGCACAGAGCACTTGGCGCTCATGGTTGAGACGGGCACGCATTTTCTCATGGGCTCCGACACGGCGGAGAACGTCGCCGAGGTCAACCTTGTGGACGAGCTCATCGACGCGGTCGAGGACGGCATGCCGGCCGACGTCGTCATGGCCGCCGCCAGCTACGGCGGGCGGGCCAAGATCGGTTTTGACGTGTGGGCCGACGGCGAGCCCGCAGACCTCGTCGTCTATCGCCAGGATCCCGAAAAGAACATCGAAACTCTGCGCGATCCGGTTGCCATCTTCGCCGGCGGTGTGCGGGTGCTCTAG
- the ffh gene encoding signal recognition particle protein, with the protein MFNSLSDRITGSLRNLRKAGRLSEKDVEAVISDIRRALLDADVALPVVRQFTAAIREKAVGAVASQALNPAQQVVKIVNDELIEVLGGQARELNWAPKAPTVIMLAGLQGAGKTTLAGKLGRWLRENGHRPLLVASDLQRPNAVNQLQVVGEQAGVHVFAPEPGNGVGDPVEVARNSIQFAKDNTFDVVVVDTAGRLGIDEEMMAQARDIRDAVNPHEILFVLDAMVGQDAVNTSVAFRDGVGFTGVVLSKLDGDARGGAALSVRGVTGQPVLFASTGEKLDAFERFHPDRMASRILDMGDLLTLIEQAEKTWNEEQAQDLASKMAEGEFTLDDFLDQLNQLRKMGSMKKIMGMLPGMGQYRDALENFDEREIDRQEAIVKSMTKAERADTRILNGSRRMRIANGSGTTVTEVNQLVERFEQAKKVMTQMSRGGMPNIPGMPAMPGMGGGYTKKQPKKKKASGSKKGRSGNPAKRRQQELAAQREAPKGNAFGAQPGKGDVNMDDLARFLK; encoded by the coding sequence ATGTTTAACTCGCTTTCTGATCGGATCACCGGTTCGCTTCGAAACCTGCGCAAGGCAGGCCGTCTTTCTGAAAAGGACGTCGAGGCGGTTATCAGCGATATTCGCCGCGCGCTACTCGATGCCGACGTGGCCTTGCCGGTGGTGCGTCAGTTCACCGCCGCGATACGCGAGAAGGCAGTGGGTGCGGTGGCGAGCCAGGCGCTCAACCCGGCCCAGCAGGTTGTCAAGATCGTCAACGACGAGCTCATCGAGGTCCTCGGCGGGCAGGCCCGCGAACTGAACTGGGCGCCGAAGGCCCCAACCGTCATCATGCTCGCCGGCCTCCAGGGCGCGGGCAAGACGACCCTCGCCGGCAAGCTCGGCCGGTGGCTACGTGAAAACGGCCACCGTCCGCTCCTCGTGGCCTCCGATCTCCAGCGCCCAAACGCCGTCAACCAGCTCCAGGTGGTGGGCGAGCAGGCGGGCGTGCACGTCTTCGCACCCGAGCCGGGTAACGGGGTCGGCGACCCCGTGGAGGTGGCCCGTAACTCGATCCAGTTCGCCAAGGACAACACGTTCGACGTCGTCGTCGTTGACACGGCCGGGCGCCTCGGCATCGACGAAGAGATGATGGCCCAGGCCCGCGACATCCGCGACGCCGTCAACCCCCACGAAATCCTCTTCGTGCTCGACGCGATGGTCGGCCAGGACGCGGTCAACACCTCGGTGGCCTTCCGTGACGGGGTGGGTTTCACCGGCGTCGTACTCTCCAAGCTCGACGGCGATGCCCGCGGCGGTGCCGCGCTTTCCGTCCGTGGCGTGACTGGCCAGCCCGTCCTGTTCGCTTCGACCGGCGAAAAGCTTGACGCTTTCGAGCGCTTCCACCCGGACCGCATGGCCTCCCGCATCCTCGACATGGGCGACCTCCTGACCCTCATTGAGCAGGCCGAAAAGACGTGGAACGAGGAGCAGGCTCAAGACCTGGCCTCGAAGATGGCCGAGGGCGAGTTCACCCTCGACGACTTCCTCGACCAGCTCAACCAGCTGCGCAAGATGGGTTCGATGAAGAAGATCATGGGAATGTTGCCCGGCATGGGGCAGTACCGCGACGCCCTCGAGAACTTCGACGAGCGCGAGATCGACCGGCAGGAAGCCATCGTCAAGTCGATGACGAAGGCCGAGCGCGCCGACACCCGCATCCTCAACGGCTCGCGCCGGATGCGTATCGCCAACGGTTCTGGAACCACTGTCACCGAGGTCAACCAGCTGGTGGAGCGCTTCGAGCAGGCCAAGAAGGTGATGACGCAGATGTCTCGCGGTGGCATGCCCAACATTCCGGGTATGCCTGCCATGCCTGGCATGGGCGGGGGCTACACCAAGAAGCAGCCGAAGAAAAAGAAGGCGTCGGGCTCGAAGAAGGGGCGTTCCGGCAACCCGGCCAAGCGCCGCCAGCAAGAGCTGGCCGCCCAGCGCGAGGCGCCCAAGGGCAACGCGTTCGGGGCGCAGCCGGGCAAGGGCGATGTCAACATGGATGACCTCGCGAGGTTCCTCAAGTAG
- the ftsY gene encoding signal recognition particle-docking protein FtsY, whose protein sequence is MTTQQIIILIAVIAVLIGAGVAVGLRRRSSSAEISWDKREQIEAGEPEAGEAETPAGGVAQPGAAQPSVPEIPDTELPGLESAPADPDSTLDTSVEVPEAVGSRMERLRGRLANSGVLGRTLLSILSRGDLSEADWEELEDTLLMADVGLDATTELMDTLRTQTKVRGTTDPEEVRAILREELIRLVGPDADRSLNLEPSIDEEGTRHPASLLMVGVNGTGKTTTTGKLARLLVAEGKSVVLGAADTFRAAAADQLSTWGERVGVDVVRSDREGADPASVAFEAVKIAREAGTDVVIVDTAGRLQNKAGLMDELGKIKRVMEKGAPLAEVLLVLDATTGQNGMSQAKVFAEVAGITGIVLTKLDGTAKGGIVISVQRELGVPVKFVGLGEGADDFSPFSPQDFVDSLLS, encoded by the coding sequence GTGACTACACAACAGATCATCATTCTTATTGCCGTCATCGCTGTTCTCATCGGCGCAGGCGTTGCCGTGGGGTTGCGCCGCCGATCTTCCTCGGCCGAGATCTCGTGGGACAAGCGCGAGCAGATTGAGGCCGGCGAGCCTGAGGCTGGCGAAGCCGAAACGCCCGCGGGTGGGGTAGCCCAGCCCGGTGCTGCCCAGCCCAGCGTCCCGGAGATTCCGGACACCGAATTGCCGGGCCTCGAATCTGCGCCGGCGGATCCCGATTCTACGCTCGACACCTCGGTTGAGGTCCCCGAGGCGGTCGGCTCGCGCATGGAGCGCCTGCGCGGGCGCCTCGCGAACTCGGGCGTCCTTGGCCGTACGCTGTTGTCGATCCTCTCCCGCGGAGATCTCTCTGAGGCCGACTGGGAGGAGCTGGAAGACACGCTCCTCATGGCTGACGTCGGCCTCGACGCCACCACCGAGCTCATGGATACCCTGCGCACCCAGACCAAGGTCAGGGGGACCACGGATCCGGAAGAGGTCCGCGCGATCCTGCGCGAGGAGCTCATCAGGCTTGTCGGCCCGGACGCGGATCGCTCGCTCAACCTCGAGCCCTCGATTGACGAAGAGGGCACCCGCCACCCCGCCTCACTCCTCATGGTGGGCGTCAACGGCACGGGCAAGACGACGACGACGGGCAAGCTCGCACGCCTCCTGGTTGCCGAAGGCAAGAGCGTCGTCCTCGGCGCAGCCGACACGTTCCGCGCCGCGGCCGCCGACCAGCTCTCGACGTGGGGCGAGCGAGTCGGCGTCGACGTCGTCCGATCGGACCGCGAGGGAGCAGACCCCGCCTCGGTAGCCTTCGAAGCTGTGAAGATCGCTCGTGAGGCGGGCACCGACGTCGTCATCGTCGACACGGCCGGACGCCTCCAGAACAAGGCGGGCCTCATGGATGAGCTGGGCAAGATCAAGCGCGTCATGGAAAAGGGTGCTCCTTTGGCCGAGGTGCTCCTCGTTCTTGACGCCACCACCGGTCAGAACGGCATGAGTCAGGCGAAGGTGTTCGCCGAGGTCGCGGGAATCACAGGCATCGTGTTGACCAAACTCGACGGCACGGCCAAGGGCGGAATCGTCATCTCGGTCCAGCGCGAGTTGGGTGTGCCGGTCAAGTTCGTCGGCCTGGGCGAGGGTGCGGACGACTTCTCACCCTTCTCCCCGCAGGACTTCGTCGACTCCCTCCTGTCCTAA
- a CDS encoding amidohydrolase, with protein MTTAITADIARRINEADDDDYEPAAEGFRSQHDHTMHACGHDAHITIGLGTAKLLAEMKGAWSGTLKIIFQPAEEGVRGGKSIVAKGHCDDVDFMLAQHVDEKSQDGDICAGAGGALATTKMDVNFFGRSAHASGAPEEGRNVVPAVATAILNLCAISRHSYGPSRINVGKVIIDGGRNIIADKVHLEIEVRGETTEINDYMEKRARTVIAAAADMYQLEHEMIRMGESISLDSDRDLMARIDAVATDLGLIPRDSNWMMASGSEDYAFMMDRVQSNGGKATFIRMLTSSPAGHTIASSASRKRYSRPGCASSRAPRLISCRAAKTELVRVITGWRTPPWVKIARKLWQNPRCTGH; from the coding sequence ATGACTACCGCTATCACCGCCGATATCGCCCGTAGAATCAACGAAGCCGACGACGACGATTACGAGCCCGCCGCCGAAGGCTTCCGATCACAGCACGACCACACCATGCACGCCTGCGGACACGACGCCCACATCACCATCGGCCTGGGCACGGCGAAGCTGCTGGCCGAGATGAAGGGCGCTTGGTCGGGCACGCTGAAGATCATCTTCCAGCCCGCTGAGGAAGGCGTGCGCGGAGGAAAGTCCATCGTCGCCAAGGGCCACTGCGACGACGTCGACTTCATGCTCGCCCAGCACGTTGACGAAAAGTCCCAAGACGGCGACATCTGCGCTGGCGCGGGCGGCGCGCTCGCGACGACGAAGATGGACGTGAACTTCTTTGGCCGCTCCGCCCATGCCTCGGGCGCACCCGAAGAGGGACGGAACGTCGTGCCCGCCGTGGCGACGGCGATCCTTAACCTCTGTGCCATCTCGCGCCACTCGTACGGACCGAGCCGCATCAACGTCGGCAAGGTCATCATCGACGGTGGCCGAAACATCATTGCCGACAAGGTTCACCTCGAGATCGAGGTCCGTGGAGAGACGACCGAGATCAACGACTACATGGAGAAGCGTGCGCGTACCGTGATCGCCGCCGCAGCCGACATGTACCAGCTCGAGCACGAGATGATCCGGATGGGCGAGTCGATCTCGCTCGATTCGGACCGCGATCTCATGGCACGCATCGACGCCGTGGCCACCGACCTCGGGCTCATCCCGCGCGATTCGAACTGGATGATGGCATCCGGGTCCGAGGACTACGCGTTCATGATGGATCGCGTGCAGAGCAACGGCGGCAAGGCCACCTTTATCCGGATGCTCACCTCTTCGCCCGCGGGGCACACAATCGCAAGTTCTGCGTCCAGGAAAAGGTACTCCCGGCCGGGGTGCGCCTCTTCACGGGCGCCGCGATTGATCTCATGCCGCGCGGCTAAGACGGAATTGGTTCGCGTGATCACTGGCTGGCGCACCCCGCCGTGGGTGAAAATTGCCCGAAAACTTTGGCAAAATCCTCGATGTACGGGACACTAG
- the dcuC gene encoding C4-dicarboxylate transporter DcuC, whose amino-acid sequence MLGLTIVFPNTGVVRPEKWPDTGKALLDVFDHVRFLFSTTGAELGLIIMAAGLAMLLMVTVYPLLIGMGISRLSAAAVIATVKMPVATAMLISAMVGVIAEMFRHRSFRQAGEVFKVFFEGMGRQFTNIVTLIIAAQMLAAGLTQLGFIETIINASKGANFGAIPITIVLTLIILLAAVVTGSGKAPWFAVSSLAPEVAQSVGVRPVFMAQPMELASGIGRSMSPVAGVVIAVAGLAGVNDGHRQAYGARHGRRLYHDDRLLDGMGLHRLHDSPLTEERTS is encoded by the coding sequence ATGCTCGGCCTAACGATCGTCTTCCCAAATACCGGCGTCGTCCGCCCAGAAAAGTGGCCCGACACGGGCAAGGCACTGCTCGACGTGTTCGACCACGTCCGATTCCTCTTCTCCACCACCGGCGCTGAGCTGGGCCTGATCATCATGGCCGCCGGCCTGGCCATGCTCCTCATGGTCACCGTCTACCCGCTGCTAATCGGCATGGGCATATCGCGGCTCTCTGCCGCCGCCGTCATCGCCACGGTCAAGATGCCCGTCGCCACCGCGATGCTCATCTCGGCCATGGTCGGCGTGATCGCCGAGATGTTCCGTCACCGCTCGTTCCGGCAGGCCGGGGAAGTGTTCAAGGTCTTCTTTGAGGGCATGGGACGCCAGTTCACCAACATTGTTACCCTCATCATCGCAGCCCAGATGCTTGCCGCTGGCCTGACCCAGCTGGGCTTCATTGAAACCATCATCAACGCTTCCAAAGGCGCAAACTTCGGCGCGATCCCGATCACCATCGTCCTGACCCTCATCATCCTGCTGGCCGCAGTAGTGACCGGATCGGGAAAAGCTCCCTGGTTCGCCGTCTCCTCGCTGGCACCCGAGGTAGCACAGTCGGTGGGCGTCCGGCCCGTCTTTATGGCCCAGCCCATGGAACTCGCCTCCGGCATCGGCCGTTCGATGTCGCCCGTCGCCGGCGTCGTCATCGCCGTGGCAGGCCTAGCCGGTGTCAACGATGGACATCGTCAAGCGTACGGCGCCCGTCATGGTCGCCGCCTATATCACGATGATCGTCTCCTCGATGGTATGGGACTACATCGCCTCCACGATTCTCCTCTTACCGAAGAAAGGACATCATGA